AACAGCCATTTTCTACAGCGTCTGCCTCCTCATGCTGACAGCTGCGGCAGCCACAGCGAACACACCAAGCGCACACAGCAGGATGAGGCCCCCAGGGAGCCACAGGCTGGGTTCTGCCAAAGAGAGGAAAGGTTGGTTACAGGTCTGGGTCTCCTGAGCTGGCCATGGCTCCTGGCATGGTTCCTGCAGGCCAGTGGGATGTTTGGGGGCAGGAGGCAAGCAGAAGAGGGGGCTATTGACTGTGAAGGGCAAGaaccagcagagctgggatACTGTGGATCCCTGAGGGCACTAACAGGACTTGGTCACCCCcaccagcctcacctggggccTCCACCCACCTGCTGCCCAGGGTCTCCATTTAAAATCATGCCTGGACTTCATGCTTGCTCCAAGCCATACTGTCAGCAGGTTTGTCCCCAGCCCTGTTCCTGGACTGCTGCTTAGATCTCCTAGATTGACCCTGGTGCTCGGAAAGATCCTGACTTGCTGGGTTGATTCAGAGTCCACCACTGTGAAAACCCAGCCTTCCTCACCTGGGGTGCTATACCTACACCCTGCTGTCTCTTAGATCCTTCCAGCCCCACTTCTCTGCTCAGCTTGACCTGTGCATTCTATGGGAACCACTTACACAGAGCTAACCCCTGTGCTGGCATGACTTCTGGAGCACGCCACGTGTGGATGTGATACTTGAAAAACTCCACAGTACTATGCAGGGCAGTGATTTTAGTAGCCCTTTGTAATAATGTGACATTACCTAGACAGTGGCAAGGGTCTGAACTGCTGTCCTCCCAGGAGTGGCATACGTACCCTGCATGTCCTGTTGGTCAGCCCTGGAACGATGGCTCTCTGCTTCCAAGgaaggagcagccagcaggtgGATGGGCCCATAGGAGACAATCTTATTGTAGTCATCCGCCAGCGCCCGCTTGCTCCTCCAGTGTCTGGGGCATTGCTGCCAACAAAGCCAAGAGAAGGGAGGTGGGACCAGAGGGCAGGGGAGCAGTCCAACCCACAGGGCAAAGAGGAAGAGCTGTCCTGATACTCTGCCCCGTCAAGCCCCTAGAGCATGGGAAAGGAGATGGTTCTGAAAGAACCTTAGCCTGTTTCTCCCCAAGTCCTAGTGTAAAAGTCTCCTTCTGCAGATACCCAGCAGGtggaagagaagacagaaaggagCTCTTTGGTGGGTTCAAACTCCTCTAACTCCAGTTCAGGGCCCTGAGGTGAGACCCTGCCACTGGACATCGTTTATCGTGCTGAGGTACCTGAAACCAGAGCAGAAACCTTTCCACAAACAGTGAGCCCAGGGAAGGGCCCTCCCTGAAAGCTCACCTTGGCACAGGGCTCAGGACTGTCAGGGAGACACAGCCGGACACGGCAGTGCAGGAACACCTCGGAGTACCCcacaaactgaaacatctgGAAGCTGAACTTGGCTGTAGTGCTCTCTCCTATGGCATTCAGGTATGTCACAGTCTCGTCGTGGGGACACCTGGGACATGATGGATGAGTcagcaggcagaaaagaagGGAGTACATCCTGGCCTGGGACACCAGCAGCTCTGGTTTGCACCAGAGCACACAGGGACCAGGCGCAGCCCCCAGGCAGAACTGGACAGCATCATTTGTGTCTGGGTACCTGTGAGAATGTGTTCCCTTAGCACTGTGTATCATGCCCAGCCCAGGCTGGAGCTCCCACCAGTGAAGGAGCTGTTTCATACCTGGCTCTGTGGGGCCATCACCACTGGGCAAAGTGGGAGTGCGCCTGGTTGTGGCCTACATCCCAGATATCCATGTTACCAACTTTAGCTTGGCCACAGCCACCTTTCTGCATATCAAAGGCTGCCTGCATCCCTCCTTGCCCTTTGCCTCCCCAGCCAGCCAAGAGTGATGCTGGACATCTTGCAGAGGAAGTTAGATGAGGGTTAGaagtgtgtgtgttggggggggggctaAATTCAGAGCAGTCTGAGAGCTCATCAAGCCTGGGCAGCGCTTAATGGTGTCACTGCTCACAGCTCCCTCACAAACAACCTGTCCTCAGCAGCTCACAAAGACAGGCAACTGTGCTCATGGTGCCTGTGGCACAGAGACTGGGAGTGCTAGGGGATACACTGCTCACCCCTGCTCAATGAGCTCATGCCGCACATCCTGGTAGGGATCTGAGCTTGGCGTGGCCCAGCAGTCCTCAACACTCAGGAGGAAGTATCGGAGCTGATGCTGTCCTTCTATCTTCAGCATGGCATAGAGTGTGTCTGTGATGGGGACAGCTGTGGTCGGCAGGCTATAGGGCTGGAGGTAGGAGGGAGTCTTGTACAGCCTCATGCTGACATTGAAGTGCCCTTCTTTGACCACAAACTGCACCAGCctgagaagagaggaaagctCATGAGCACAGCAAGAAGGCAGGAGCTAAGTCAAGCCCgcagtgctggcacaggttCCTCCAGGTTGCTGACCCTGGACATTTTCCCACTCTCAAGTACAGCCTTGCTGAGAGTTGGGCTTGTCCATCTGCACCACGTGCAGACAGGGGCAAGGACAGCTCCACAGTGTGTGCAGAGCTCAGGGGGTTCCCACAGACATGCTGGCTAGTGAGGGCTAGAAGAAAGGCTATCAGAGGTTCCTAACCTGCACCTCCACAGTGAGCATGTTCCAGTGCCCACTTTATTTTTTGGAGAATAGCAGAAAGGTAGATTCTACATGCCCCTGTCCCAAGCCCAAACATTATCTTGAAAAGCTATGTTTGGGCCCTCTCTGGGCAGAGAAAGAGAGGCACCCTGATGTGATATTGTTCTCAGAGCTCTCTGGTGGCTCCGTAGGGCTCTTGCAGATCATCTCATTAAAGGCATCTATTTTCCCACAAGCTCGAATATACTATGTCAGCAGCAAGGTGAGAAGGAACCACTCACTTGTTGACAGCGGTGAGAGCAAAGGGCACCTTCACCACCTGCTCATAGGCATAGACGCAGGAGAAATGCACCTCCAGTTGAAAACTCCGGGAGATCACACTCCCGCGTACTTCCCGCTCTGACTCAATGACGTTTGAGTATGACACATGGGAGCTGTTTTGCTGGAATGACACAGAAACAAGGTGTCCAGACCATGCCTCAGTCCATACACAGAGCTCAGCAACTCAGCTGTAGCTGCTCAAGGCCATCAGGCTTCAAATCCCATGTCCAGGGGCTACTGGCAGCCACCACCAGAGGAGGCAGGAGCCAGCACACAGACCAGAGGTGATAGCGCTCCTGTGCAAGACAGAGATGGATCACCGGTTCTTCAGCATCCTCCCTGGTCCATGAGAACCTGTCAGGTTCTCCAGGGGAGTCTGCGGAACCCTGTGCAGTGGGGCCCCTGCCCAGGCACAAAGCAGCCCATGGCCTCTGGGGACAGTAGCTGTGTCAAACCCATCTCCTGGCTAGTGACAGATTCCACCAGTACCGTACATTTCTAAAGAATTAAGTGATGTAGCAAGGAGTTACAGCCAGGACTGCAGAGCTCAGAAGTTTGTGCCAGAAAGCTGAGGGCTGTTATCAGCTCCTAAAGAATACACTGAGACTTCCATGCTCTGCTGAACATGACAAGatgtgctgccagcagtggtTTGGTGGAGGTAGAAAAGCTTTCTGATAGCCCCCCAGATAAGCCTTTCAAGGGGAAAGAGAACTTCACAGTGCCagatacaaaaggaaaagtctCCATGGCtttcccctgctgtccccactcAGCACGTCTGTTCCTTTCATGGCTTCAGAACTATGCAGAGAATCTGTGATGGATCCTCACCTGAATTATTGATCCACAGGCAGTGTGATTTTCACCTGTGAGAGTGGCTGCAAAAAATCGCTCgccctcttcttccctttctgaaaCCTTGCATGCCTGGTTCTTCAAGTGCACAAGTTCCCGGGGGATTTTCAAGAGTTCAAACACCTCCTTCCTCACCATCATCTTCATGTGCTCTTCCTCGCAGGCCAATTTTAGTACAACATCTGGGGGAAAAAGCCATCTGCAATAGCAATAAGAGGCCTGAAGGAGCCCTAAGTCAGCTATGGAATGGCACAGTCCCACTGAGCTCAGCAAACCCTCACCCCAGCTTTGTGGAAGGCTGCTGGTAGGGGTCTTCAGAAACACTGggcaaaagcaaaagacaaacCTTTGGAAATGCACAAAAGCTAACGACTAGTTTTCTGATAGTTGCCTGACACCTGCACAAGTCCACAGCTGCTGATACTCTGAATGGGCACAGTCCTCAAACTCAAGACACCACAGGCAGATGTCATGGGTCTGGTCCCTTCAGATGAGTCATCTACAGAATTGCTGCAGTCTGCCAAGGTAACCAGGCAGCAACAGCGATCCTCTATTTCAGATGAACAAGACACAATTTTGACCAGTGTCTGGAAGGAGCCTGCACTGTAGCTGTGCTGGAGCCCGTGTAGCTGCAAGGCAGCTGTGCTCTTCAGTATGTCTTGCTGACCTGATAGGGCTACACCACAGCACGTCTTCTTGACAGCAAAGGTTTCCTTCCTACAGGGATTAAGACTgttggggaggaaggaaatggcCTGTGACTGGCTCTTGTATCAAACTGTAGTCAGGACATGGTGGCAGAGTTGGGGGGATGCACCCAAATCAAGAGCTGGGAGGTACTCCTGGGGCCCACAGTGGTAACACCAGTGCACGCTTCTctttgctgcctgtgggcagacTGAGCTCACCAGCACCCCCAACCCTACCTTGGCACAACGCCCCTGTGAAGCCAGGTTTGCAGCTGCAAATGGGTCTGTCCTCCACCATCTGGCAGTCCCCCTGGTGTTGGCATGGGTTCAGCAGGCAGGTGTCTGAATTCCTCTTGGGACGCAGTGCAAAACCTTCCCTCAAGCTGTGAGGGCTCACCAGCTCACCTGCAGTGAAGGCA
This sequence is a window from Cygnus atratus isolate AKBS03 ecotype Queensland, Australia chromosome 12, CAtr_DNAZoo_HiC_assembly, whole genome shotgun sequence. Protein-coding genes within it:
- the LOC118246411 gene encoding uromodulin-like isoform X1 — its product is MEGTVTYLLLVSALCLAGCEGNKSELVSPHSLREGFALRPKRNSDTCLLNPCQHQGDCQMVEDRPICSCKPGFTGALCQDVVLKLACEEEHMKMMVRKEVFELLKIPRELVHLKNQACKVSEREEEGERFFAATLTGENHTACGSIIQQNSSHVSYSNVIESEREVRGSVISRSFQLEVHFSCVYAYEQVVKVPFALTAVNKLVQFVVKEGHFNVSMRLYKTPSYLQPYSLPTTAVPITDTLYAMLKIEGQHQLRYFLLSVEDCWATPSSDPYQDVRHELIEQGCPHDETVTYLNAIGESTTAKFSFQMFQFVGYSEVFLHCRVRLCLPDSPEPCAKQCPRHWRSKRALADDYNKIVSYGPIHLLAAPSLEAESHRSRADQQDMQEPSLWLPGGLILLCALGVFAVAAAAVSMRRQTL
- the LOC118246411 gene encoding uromodulin-like isoform X2; its protein translation is MSLEWSDNGELVSPHSLREGFALRPKRNSDTCLLNPCQHQGDCQMVEDRPICSCKPGFTGALCQDVVLKLACEEEHMKMMVRKEVFELLKIPRELVHLKNQACKVSEREEEGERFFAATLTGENHTACGSIIQQNSSHVSYSNVIESEREVRGSVISRSFQLEVHFSCVYAYEQVVKVPFALTAVNKLVQFVVKEGHFNVSMRLYKTPSYLQPYSLPTTAVPITDTLYAMLKIEGQHQLRYFLLSVEDCWATPSSDPYQDVRHELIEQGCPHDETVTYLNAIGESTTAKFSFQMFQFVGYSEVFLHCRVRLCLPDSPEPCAKQCPRHWRSKRALADDYNKIVSYGPIHLLAAPSLEAESHRSRADQQDMQEPSLWLPGGLILLCALGVFAVAAAAVSMRRQTL
- the LOC118246411 gene encoding uromodulin-like isoform X3, which produces MPTPGGLPDGGGQTHLQLQTWLHRGVVPRWLFPPDVVLKLACEEEHMKMMVRKEVFELLKIPRELVHLKNQACKVSEREEEGERFFAATLTGENHTACGSIIQQNSSHVSYSNVIESEREVRGSVISRSFQLEVHFSCVYAYEQVVKVPFALTAVNKLVQFVVKEGHFNVSMRLYKTPSYLQPYSLPTTAVPITDTLYAMLKIEGQHQLRYFLLSVEDCWATPSSDPYQDVRHELIEQGCPHDETVTYLNAIGESTTAKFSFQMFQFVGYSEVFLHCRVRLCLPDSPEPCAKQCPRHWRSKRALADDYNKIVSYGPIHLLAAPSLEAESHRSRADQQDMQEPSLWLPGGLILLCALGVFAVAAAAVSMRRQTL
- the LOC118246411 gene encoding uromodulin-like isoform X4 — encoded protein: MEGTVTYLLLVSALCLAGCEGNKSELVSPHSLREGFALRPKRNSDTCLLNPCQHQGDCQMVEDRPICSCKPGFTGALCQDVVLKLACEEEHMKMMVRKEVFELLKIPRELVHLKNQACKVSEREEEGERFFAATLTGENHTACGSIIQQNSSHVSYSNVIESEREVRGSVISRSFQLEVHFSCVYAYEQVVKVPFALTAVNKLVQFVVKEGHFNVSMRLYKTPSYLQPYSLPTTAVPITDTLYAMLKIEGQHQLRYFLLSVEDCWATPSSDPYQDVRHELIEQGNAPDTGGASGRWRMTTIRLSPMGPSTCWLLLPWKQRAIVPGLTNRTCRNPACGSLGASSCCVRLVCSLWLPQLSA